A genomic segment from Bacillus cereus G9842 encodes:
- the argB gene encoding acetylglutamate kinase — MSDYIVVKCGGSMLNQLNAVFFDCIKKLQQKYKVVIIHGGGPEIDAKLKDCNINVEKRDGLRVTPKEVMDVVQMVLCGSTNKKLVMNLQKHNLLAVGCSGCDGNLLQVQPVSEEIGYVGEVSYVETALLKGLINMGYIPVIAPIGVNGNEIYNINADNAAAGIAAALGAKELIFITDVDGILHEGNLVKETDESEIATFIETGVITGGMIPKVQAALASLKMGVQKISIVNGTKDFTEVTGECIGTTVTKGVSIA, encoded by the coding sequence ATGAGCGATTATATTGTAGTGAAATGCGGCGGTAGTATGTTGAATCAATTAAATGCTGTGTTTTTTGATTGTATAAAGAAATTGCAACAGAAGTATAAAGTGGTGATTATTCATGGTGGTGGGCCAGAAATTGATGCCAAATTAAAAGATTGTAACATCAACGTAGAAAAAAGAGATGGATTACGCGTAACACCAAAAGAAGTTATGGATGTTGTTCAAATGGTGCTATGCGGAAGTACGAATAAAAAACTCGTAATGAATTTACAAAAGCATAATTTACTTGCTGTAGGTTGTTCAGGGTGTGACGGTAATTTACTTCAAGTTCAACCTGTCAGCGAGGAGATAGGATATGTGGGAGAAGTAAGTTATGTAGAAACAGCCTTATTAAAAGGATTAATAAATATGGGATATATTCCTGTTATTGCTCCAATCGGGGTAAATGGTAATGAAATTTATAACATAAATGCGGACAATGCTGCAGCTGGGATTGCGGCCGCGTTAGGGGCAAAAGAGCTGATTTTTATTACGGATGTAGATGGAATATTACATGAAGGGAATTTGGTAAAGGAAACGGATGAATCTGAAATTGCAACTTTTATAGAAACAGGTGTTATTACAGGTGGGATGATTCCGAAAGTACAGGCGGCACTAGCATCATTAAAAATGGGAGTGCAAAAGATAAGTATTGTGAATGGTACAAAAGATTTTACTGAGGTTACGGGAGAGTGTATTGGAACGACGGTAACGAAAGGTGTGAGTATTGCATGA
- the argJ gene encoding bifunctional glutamate N-acetyltransferase/amino-acid acetyltransferase ArgJ: MIKVASITKLENGSIVTPKGFSAIGTANGLKKEKKDLGAIVCDVPASCAAVYTTNQIQAAPLQVTKDSITAEGKLQAIIVNSGNANACTGMKGLQDAYEMRALGAEHFGMKENYVAVASTGVIGVPLPMDIIRKGVATLIPTKEESEAYCFSEAILTTDLIMKETCYEMIIDGKKVAIAGVAKGSGMIHPNMATMLSFITTDAHIEHDVLQTALSEITNHTFNQITVDGDTSTNDMVIVMASGLSETRPINMEHTDWETFVCALQQVCEDLAKKIAQDGEGATKLIEVNVLGAQTNEEAKKIAKQIVGSSLVKTAIHGEDPNWGRIISSIGQSEVAIHPNTIDITLQSISVLKNSEPQIFSEEEMKERLQEDEIVINVYLHLGEETGSAWGCDLSYEYVKINACYRT; the protein is encoded by the coding sequence ATGATTAAAGTAGCGTCTATTACAAAATTAGAAAATGGTTCAATTGTAACGCCGAAAGGCTTTTCGGCAATTGGTACTGCAAATGGTTTAAAAAAGGAGAAAAAGGATTTAGGTGCCATCGTTTGTGATGTACCAGCATCATGTGCCGCTGTGTATACAACGAATCAAATACAAGCAGCTCCTTTACAAGTAACGAAGGATAGTATAACGGCAGAAGGGAAGTTACAAGCAATTATCGTTAATAGTGGAAATGCAAATGCTTGTACTGGAATGAAAGGATTACAAGACGCATACGAGATGCGCGCATTAGGGGCGGAACATTTTGGGATGAAAGAAAATTACGTTGCAGTAGCTTCAACAGGTGTAATTGGTGTTCCACTGCCGATGGATATAATCCGAAAGGGAGTTGCAACTCTTATACCGACGAAGGAAGAAAGTGAAGCATATTGTTTTTCTGAAGCAATTTTAACGACGGATCTTATAATGAAAGAAACTTGCTATGAAATGATTATTGATGGGAAGAAAGTGGCGATTGCGGGTGTTGCAAAAGGTTCAGGGATGATTCATCCGAATATGGCAACGATGCTTAGTTTTATTACGACAGATGCTCATATAGAGCATGACGTATTGCAAACAGCGTTATCCGAAATTACGAATCATACATTTAATCAAATTACGGTAGATGGAGATACTTCTACGAATGATATGGTCATCGTTATGGCAAGTGGATTATCAGAAACAAGGCCGATAAATATGGAACATACAGATTGGGAAACTTTCGTATGTGCTTTACAGCAAGTATGTGAAGATTTAGCGAAAAAAATTGCGCAAGATGGTGAAGGAGCTACGAAGTTAATAGAAGTAAATGTGCTAGGAGCTCAAACGAATGAAGAGGCAAAAAAAATTGCAAAGCAAATAGTCGGTTCGAGTCTTGTGAAAACAGCAATACATGGTGAAGACCCAAACTGGGGGCGAATTATTAGCAGTATTGGACAAAGTGAAGTAGCTATTCATCCGAACACAATTGACATTACTCTTCAATCTATATCGGTATTAAAAAATAGTGAGCCTCAAATATTTTCTGAAGAAGAAATGAAAGAGAGATTACAAGAAGATGAAATAGTCATTAATGTGTACTTACACTTAGGTGAAGAGACAGGATCAGCTTGGGGCTGTGACTTAAGCTATGAATATGTGAAAATAAATGCTTGTTATCGTACATAA
- the argC gene encoding N-acetyl-gamma-glutamyl-phosphate reductase, with protein MKVAIIGATGYGGIELIRLLEQHPYFSIASLHSFSQVGECITNVYPHLRNVLFHTLQEIDVETIGKEAEIVFLATPAGVSAELTPKLLAEGLKVIDLSGDFRMIDPSSYELWYKRPAAKEEILRKAVYGLSEWKRTGIQKANLIANPGCFATATLLAIAPLVRSGMIEEDSIIIDAKSGVSGAGKTPTTMTHFPELYDNLHIYKVNEHQHVPEIEQMLTEWNSESQPITFSTHLIPISRGIMITLYAKVKQKMEIKQLQKLYEETYEQSPFIRICTQGKFPSPKEVRGSNYCDIGIAYDERAERVTVVSVIDNMMKGAAGQAIQNANIIAGLEETTGLQHMPLYV; from the coding sequence ATGAAAGTCGCAATTATTGGAGCCACTGGATATGGGGGCATTGAGTTAATTCGTTTATTAGAACAACATCCATATTTTTCGATAGCATCTCTCCATTCTTTTTCACAAGTTGGTGAGTGTATAACAAATGTATATCCGCATCTTCGAAATGTCCTTTTTCATACGTTACAAGAAATTGATGTGGAGACGATAGGAAAAGAAGCAGAAATCGTATTTCTAGCAACCCCAGCAGGAGTATCGGCGGAGTTAACTCCCAAGTTATTAGCAGAAGGTTTAAAAGTAATTGACCTATCTGGAGACTTTCGTATGATAGATCCTTCGTCATATGAACTGTGGTATAAAAGGCCAGCAGCGAAAGAAGAAATTCTTAGAAAAGCAGTGTATGGGTTAAGTGAATGGAAAAGGACTGGGATTCAAAAGGCAAATTTAATTGCAAACCCAGGATGTTTTGCTACAGCCACATTGCTAGCGATAGCGCCGTTAGTACGTAGCGGCATGATTGAAGAAGATTCGATTATTATTGATGCGAAATCAGGGGTATCAGGAGCAGGTAAAACACCAACAACAATGACTCACTTTCCTGAGCTATATGATAACTTGCACATTTATAAAGTGAATGAGCATCAGCACGTTCCAGAGATTGAGCAAATGCTTACAGAATGGAATAGTGAATCACAGCCAATTACATTTAGCACACATTTAATACCGATATCTCGAGGAATCATGATTACACTTTATGCAAAAGTAAAACAAAAGATGGAAATAAAGCAACTTCAAAAATTGTATGAAGAAACGTATGAACAATCGCCTTTCATCCGAATTTGTACGCAAGGGAAATTTCCAAGTCCAAAAGAAGTGAGAGGCTCAAATTATTGTGATATTGGCATAGCTTACGATGAAAGAGCTGAAAGAGTTACGGTCGTTTCTGTTATAGACAATATGATGAAAGGCGCGGCTGGGCAAGCGATTCAAAATGCAAACATAATAGCGGGACTAGAAGAGACAACAGGTTTACAACATATGCCGCTTTATGTATAA
- a CDS encoding YqzH family protein: MNEKLIEKMIIKSFQQYQCSPISKEDQEMLVKHIQTVTHSNIEIDLYEEIEDIVYDYVTGKQ; the protein is encoded by the coding sequence ATGAACGAAAAATTAATTGAGAAAATGATTATAAAAAGTTTTCAACAATATCAATGCAGTCCAATATCAAAAGAAGATCAGGAAATGCTAGTGAAACATATTCAAACGGTGACTCATTCAAATATTGAAATTGATTTATACGAGGAAATTGAGGATATTGTTTATGATTATGTAACTGGAAAACAATAA
- a CDS encoding SDR family NAD(P)-dependent oxidoreductase yields MTGRLQNKVIVITGASSGIGEQVAMQVAAQGATPVLMARTEEKLQALVDKIKETYNTPCYYYVLDVSDEMEVQSVFSKVLQEVGRIDILVNNAGFGIFKTFEDASMGEVKDMFQVNVFGLVACTKAVLPYMVNKNEGHIINIASLAGKIATPKSSAYAATKHAVLGFTNSLRMELANTDIYVTAINPGPIDTNFFEIADQSGTYVKNMGRYMLKPTYVAEQIVKSMHTKKREVNLPKWMGIGPKLYALFPGLFERVAGKSLSKK; encoded by the coding sequence ATGACAGGACGTTTACAAAATAAAGTAATCGTCATTACAGGTGCTTCTAGTGGGATTGGTGAGCAAGTTGCAATGCAAGTTGCAGCACAGGGAGCGACTCCAGTATTAATGGCTCGAACAGAAGAGAAACTACAAGCGTTAGTAGACAAAATTAAAGAAACTTATAATACGCCTTGCTATTATTATGTATTAGATGTAAGTGATGAGATGGAAGTACAGTCTGTTTTTTCAAAGGTATTACAAGAAGTGGGACGTATTGATATATTAGTAAACAATGCGGGATTTGGTATTTTTAAAACGTTTGAAGATGCGTCAATGGGTGAAGTAAAAGATATGTTCCAAGTAAATGTATTTGGATTAGTAGCATGTACGAAAGCGGTACTACCTTATATGGTAAACAAGAATGAAGGACATATTATTAATATTGCTTCACTTGCTGGAAAAATTGCAACTCCGAAATCGAGTGCTTATGCAGCAACGAAACATGCCGTATTAGGATTTACGAATAGTTTACGCATGGAATTAGCCAATACAGATATTTATGTTACAGCAATTAATCCAGGTCCGATAGATACAAACTTTTTTGAAATAGCGGATCAATCTGGTACATATGTAAAGAATATGGGACGTTACATGTTAAAACCAACATACGTAGCAGAACAAATCGTAAAGTCGATGCACACGAAAAAACGTGAAGTAAACTTACCGAAGTGGATGGGAATTGGCCCGAAACTTTATGCTTTATTCCCAGGTTTATTTGAACGTGTAGCAGGTAAATCATTAAGTAAAAAATAG
- a CDS encoding MBL fold metallo-hydrolase, whose translation MTAIHRMEIPVPFAVETVNVFLVEGETLTLIDTGTNTEEARNALESQLGALGYTIEDIETVVITHHHADHCGLLNIFSEKTNIIGHPWNEPWITQNPEFLKRYHEFFRETALQFGVPAAFLKDESLLTTRTLKYSCNRSLTHTVREGDRINSLPGFTVLETPGHASTHISLYRESDGILIGGDALISHISSNPILEPPYEGQTERARPLLQYNQTLQRLSEMNISRILSGHGEDVLNVKQLIETRLQKQETRAFKVLELLKEKPMTAFEVCVKLFPVLYKEQLPLTISETVGQLDYLAYNQQVMIDESSQQLIYYAK comes from the coding sequence ATGACGGCGATTCACCGAATGGAGATTCCTGTACCATTTGCAGTGGAAACTGTGAATGTGTTTTTAGTTGAGGGGGAGACATTAACATTAATTGATACAGGGACGAATACAGAAGAGGCAAGGAATGCGTTAGAAAGTCAATTAGGTGCATTAGGATATACGATAGAAGATATTGAAACAGTAGTCATTACGCATCATCATGCAGATCATTGTGGACTTTTAAATATATTTTCTGAGAAGACGAATATTATTGGACATCCTTGGAATGAGCCTTGGATCACACAAAATCCAGAATTTTTAAAGCGGTATCATGAATTTTTTAGAGAGACGGCCTTACAGTTTGGTGTGCCAGCAGCATTTTTGAAAGACGAGTCGTTATTGACGACGAGGACACTTAAATATTCTTGTAATAGATCGTTAACGCATACTGTGAGAGAAGGAGATCGTATTAATTCTTTGCCTGGATTTACAGTGCTTGAAACACCAGGCCATGCTTCTACTCATATTTCTTTATATAGAGAATCTGATGGAATATTAATTGGTGGAGATGCTCTCATTAGTCATATTTCTTCGAATCCAATACTAGAACCACCATATGAAGGGCAAACAGAACGGGCACGCCCATTACTACAATATAATCAAACATTACAGCGTTTAAGCGAAATGAATATTTCACGCATTTTATCAGGGCATGGGGAAGATGTTCTAAATGTGAAACAACTTATTGAAACGAGATTACAAAAGCAAGAAACACGTGCTTTTAAAGTACTTGAGTTATTAAAGGAAAAACCAATGACAGCATTTGAAGTATGTGTAAAACTATTTCCGGTATTATATAAAGAACAATTACCACTTACTATTTCAGAAACGGTTGGACAATTGGACTATTTAGCATATAATCAACAAGTGATGATTGATGAGTCATCGCAACAATTGATTTATTATGCAAAGTAG
- the proI gene encoding pyrroline-5-carboxylate reductase ProI: MSIQNISFLGAGSIAEAIIGGLLHANVVKGEQITVSNRSNETRLQELHKKYGVKGTHNKKELLTDANILFLAMKPKDVAEALTPFKEYINNNVLIISLLAGVSTHSIRKLLQKDVPIIRAMPNTSAAILKSATAISPSKHATAEHIRTATSLFETIGLVSVVEEDDMHAVTALSGSGPAYIYYVVEAMEEAAKKIGLKEDVAKSLILQTMIGAAEMLKASDKHPSILRKEITSPGGTTEAGIEVLQEHEFQQALISCITQATERSHNLGKTLEQLTKEK; encoded by the coding sequence ATGTCTATTCAAAACATTTCCTTTCTCGGTGCAGGCTCTATTGCTGAAGCTATTATTGGTGGCTTGTTACATGCAAATGTTGTTAAAGGTGAACAAATTACTGTAAGTAATCGTTCTAACGAGACGAGATTACAAGAGCTACATAAAAAATACGGTGTCAAAGGTACTCATAATAAAAAAGAATTACTTACTGATGCAAATATTCTTTTTCTAGCAATGAAACCAAAGGATGTTGCAGAGGCGCTTACCCCTTTTAAAGAATACATAAATAATAACGTGCTTATTATTTCATTACTAGCAGGTGTTTCTACTCACTCAATTAGAAAACTACTTCAAAAAGACGTTCCAATTATTCGTGCAATGCCAAATACATCCGCAGCCATTCTAAAATCAGCTACCGCTATCTCCCCTTCAAAACATGCAACAGCGGAACATATTCGCACTGCAACATCTTTATTTGAAACGATCGGTCTCGTCTCTGTTGTAGAGGAAGATGATATGCATGCTGTCACTGCATTATCCGGAAGTGGACCTGCTTATATTTATTACGTAGTGGAAGCTATGGAAGAAGCTGCAAAAAAAATTGGTTTAAAAGAAGATGTTGCAAAATCACTTATTCTTCAAACGATGATTGGTGCTGCTGAAATGCTAAAAGCAAGTGACAAGCACCCTTCTATTTTGCGAAAGGAAATTACTTCTCCTGGTGGAACTACCGAAGCAGGTATTGAAGTATTACAAGAACATGAATTTCAACAAGCACTTATTTCTTGTATTACACAGGCAACGGAACGATCACATAATCTTGGAAAAACATTAGAACAACTAACAAAAGAAAAATAG
- the sdaAA gene encoding L-serine ammonia-lyase, iron-sulfur-dependent, subunit alpha, whose protein sequence is MFRNAAELVAQAKEQNVKIAEIMIQCEMETRRISREEVIAGMEKNLVVMEQAVERGIRGVKSPTGLTGGDAVKVQAYMKSGKGLSGDTILDAVSKAVATNEVNAAMGIICATPTAGSAGTVPGVLFALREKLQPTREEMIEFLFTAGAFGMVVANNACISGAAGGCQAEVGSASGMAAAAAVEMAGGTQDQAATAMAISLKNMLGLVCDPVAGLVEVPCVKRNAAGAANAMISADLALAGVTSTIPCDEVIEAMFRIGQTMPVALRETAEGGLAATPTGRRLQEEIFGKNNN, encoded by the coding sequence ATGTTTCGGAACGCAGCGGAACTAGTGGCGCAAGCTAAAGAACAAAATGTAAAAATCGCAGAAATTATGATTCAATGTGAAATGGAAACAAGACGTATTTCACGTGAAGAAGTAATTGCTGGTATGGAAAAGAACTTAGTCGTGATGGAACAAGCAGTAGAACGTGGTATTCGCGGCGTGAAATCACCAACTGGTTTAACTGGTGGAGATGCTGTAAAAGTTCAAGCGTATATGAAGAGTGGAAAAGGCTTATCTGGAGATACGATTTTGGATGCAGTAAGCAAAGCTGTTGCAACAAATGAAGTAAACGCAGCGATGGGAATTATTTGTGCAACACCAACAGCAGGGTCTGCTGGAACAGTGCCAGGTGTACTATTTGCACTAAGAGAAAAATTGCAGCCTACACGTGAAGAAATGATTGAGTTCTTATTTACAGCAGGAGCTTTCGGTATGGTTGTTGCGAATAATGCTTGTATTTCTGGTGCGGCAGGAGGATGCCAAGCTGAAGTTGGTTCAGCAAGTGGAATGGCGGCTGCAGCTGCAGTTGAGATGGCTGGTGGAACACAAGATCAAGCAGCTACAGCGATGGCAATTTCATTAAAGAACATGCTTGGTTTAGTGTGCGATCCTGTTGCAGGACTTGTAGAAGTGCCTTGTGTAAAACGTAATGCAGCAGGAGCTGCGAATGCGATGATTTCAGCAGATTTAGCATTAGCTGGTGTAACGAGTACAATTCCATGTGATGAAGTAATTGAGGCAATGTTTAGAATTGGACAAACGATGCCAGTAGCACTTCGTGAAACAGCAGAAGGTGGACTTGCAGCAACGCCGACTGGTCGTCGCCTGCAAGAAGAGATTTTTGGGAAGAACAATAACTAA
- the sdaAB gene encoding L-serine ammonia-lyase, iron-sulfur-dependent subunit beta: MKYRSVFDIIGPVMIGPSSSHTAGAARMGQVARQLFRHEPERVSISLYGSFAKTYRGHGTDVALIGGILGFETDDLRIPEALEIAKERGIEVEFIEEDANAPHPNTARIRLYKGEEEIEVVACSIGGGKIEVVELNGFDLQLSGTSPALLIVNNDRFGAIAAVASILATHEINISTMSVSRKEKGRRALMVIETDELLADEVIEEIKAQQNICQVTIMD, encoded by the coding sequence ATGAAGTATCGCTCAGTATTTGATATTATCGGTCCAGTTATGATTGGACCATCAAGTTCACATACAGCAGGCGCGGCAAGAATGGGGCAAGTTGCTCGCCAGCTGTTTCGTCATGAACCAGAAAGAGTAAGCATTTCGTTATATGGATCATTTGCAAAGACGTATCGAGGGCATGGTACCGATGTAGCACTAATCGGTGGAATATTGGGATTTGAAACAGATGACTTACGTATTCCAGAGGCGCTAGAAATAGCAAAAGAGCGCGGAATTGAAGTGGAATTCATTGAAGAAGATGCCAATGCACCTCACCCAAATACAGCAAGAATTCGTTTGTATAAAGGTGAAGAAGAAATTGAAGTTGTTGCTTGCTCAATTGGTGGCGGTAAAATTGAAGTTGTAGAATTAAACGGATTCGATCTTCAATTATCAGGCACAAGTCCAGCACTACTTATTGTAAATAACGATCGCTTTGGTGCTATTGCAGCGGTGGCTTCAATCCTTGCTACACACGAGATTAACATTAGTACAATGAGTGTTTCTCGTAAAGAAAAAGGAAGAAGAGCGCTTATGGTTATTGAAACAGATGAATTATTAGCAGATGAAGTGATTGAAGAAATAAAAGCGCAACAAAATATTTGTCAAGTAACTATTATGGATTAA
- the rnz gene encoding ribonuclease Z yields the protein MEFVFLGTGAGVPSKGRNVSAIALQLLEERGQTWLFDCGEATQHQILHTSVRPRRIEKIFITHLHGDHIFGLPGLLGSRSFQGGTTPLTVYGPKGIKQFIEVALSVSTTHVKYPLEVVEITEEGTVFEDNEFYVETKRLSHGIECFGYRIVEKDIQGALLVDKLLEMGVKPGPIFKRLKDGEVVELEDGTILNGNEFIGPPQKGRIITILGDTRYCEASRELAQDADVLVHEATFAAEDEQQAHDYFHSTSKQAASIALQANAKRLILTHISSRYQGDTYKELLKEARELFSNTEIATDLKSFPVEK from the coding sequence GTGGAATTTGTATTTTTAGGAACTGGTGCAGGTGTTCCTTCAAAAGGAAGGAACGTTTCAGCAATTGCTTTACAATTGTTAGAAGAACGAGGACAGACTTGGTTATTTGATTGTGGCGAGGCCACGCAACATCAAATATTACATACATCGGTACGTCCGCGCCGCATTGAAAAAATATTTATTACGCATTTACATGGCGATCATATTTTTGGATTGCCTGGTTTATTAGGTAGCCGTTCATTTCAAGGAGGAACTACGCCTTTAACGGTGTATGGACCGAAAGGAATTAAACAATTTATTGAAGTGGCATTATCGGTAAGTACGACACATGTGAAATATCCACTTGAAGTTGTGGAGATAACAGAAGAAGGTACCGTATTTGAAGATAATGAATTTTATGTAGAAACGAAAAGATTGTCACACGGTATAGAATGTTTTGGATATCGTATTGTAGAGAAAGATATACAAGGTGCTCTTTTAGTTGATAAATTGCTTGAGATGGGTGTGAAACCAGGTCCAATCTTTAAACGTTTAAAAGATGGAGAAGTAGTTGAATTAGAGGATGGCACGATATTAAATGGAAATGAGTTTATCGGCCCACCTCAAAAAGGAAGAATTATTACTATCTTAGGTGATACGCGATATTGCGAAGCGAGTAGGGAGCTTGCGCAAGATGCAGATGTACTTGTCCATGAAGCGACTTTCGCAGCAGAAGATGAGCAACAAGCGCATGATTATTTTCATTCCACATCTAAGCAAGCTGCGAGCATTGCACTTCAGGCAAATGCGAAGCGATTAATCTTAACTCACATTAGTTCTCGCTATCAAGGAGATACATATAAGGAATTATTGAAAGAGGCAAGAGAGTTGTTTTCTAATACAGAAATAGCGACAGATTTGAAATCATTCCCAGTAGAAAAATGA
- a CDS encoding DUF3932 family protein has translation MKEVFRLQTDFSSSFDRWVSSFVSDHPAQLEWTTLKELIHEYTTSHTNDTLPAYISSALTYYAQRVSTTNSSEIVIFENPTIS, from the coding sequence ATGAAAGAAGTATTTCGTTTACAAACTGATTTTTCATCTTCATTTGATCGCTGGGTAAGTTCTTTCGTGTCTGATCACCCAGCACAATTAGAATGGACAACTTTAAAGGAATTAATCCATGAATATACAACATCACATACAAATGATACGTTACCAGCATATATTTCTTCAGCTTTAACATATTACGCCCAACGCGTTTCAACTACAAACAGTTCAGAGATTGTTATTTTTGAAAACCCTACAATCTCGTAA